In the genome of Populus trichocarpa isolate Nisqually-1 chromosome 6, P.trichocarpa_v4.1, whole genome shotgun sequence, one region contains:
- the LOC18100706 gene encoding sister chromatid cohesion protein PDS5 homolog C isoform X6 produces MASNSSDKELEQQLLEAGNKLLNPPPSVDELLSLLDQVENCLSKVEQSPVKSMQNALSPSQNALVTDQLFRHSNIDVKVAVASCISEITRITAPDAPYDDDRMKEVFQLIVSSFENLDDKSSQSYVKRASILETVAKVRSCVVMLDLECDALIIEMFQHFFKAIRDHHPEDVFSSMETIMSLVLEESEDISVELLSLLLASVKKGDEEVLPVARRLGEEVLESCAAKVKPYLIQTVKSLGVSLDDYSDIVGSICQEISGSVEQNDVHAGDENKVEESKPVGPSSDAAASQVNEEETTEVATPEQAEPANDKCPKSAVSNGVAQMEEDDSLADSDSMKKQEDDNKTDQLKSIDLPSTAEPDFSNAERVVVNTESEAEQTSKKSEKSPTKLAEPSESSRVDSEKKAEELPGNKIHSEDVPGSPHKDQPVEEAISSENVKETGSQPPSPKALEGDSVPVASPSVSENLPDESFSKKGGRAKKKESLNKHSAPSSDDVPNKLSDGTSGSEAKLHKCSGKEAPAGTSSEDKTPMRTDASKKESDTTGEPEAKPLKQSSKKVDTLKESDTTNEPEAKARKQSSKKVDASKKESDTSGEPEAKLPKQSSKKMDASKKESNTTDESEAKLLKQSSKKVDGSSNNNNDGSTLKQFEDKKRQSHGKAVSEKHVTKSLMKDDDKEKTHSTKSAAKSAKEEHHLEETPVTSTKRKRAAGDEKAPDIKEFDENVVGSKVKVWWPKDRQFYEGKIVSFDSIKKKHKVLYTDGDEEILILKRQKFELIGDDSESDKEEAADHSSPETSSETPLKKRMKTNSDKSTKQGKGDDSSKRGSGASSSKSKSAAAKSGGKSKEVSKTGGKSVDDSKVKKSDDHGKNKDHTPKSGSKSDVASETASKSKNDDLVTSKASKSKEDETSTPKPSKSKQETPKTGKSRHDPPKVSSSNTKGKASKSGGKSNVNGAGKLKSSSSKVKEIDDEETSTDSDKVQQTAKVKMGSSSKGQGSEAAKSGKKRRRT; encoded by the exons ATGGCGTCGAATAGTAGTGATAAAGAGCTTGAACAACAGTTACTGGAAGCTGGAAACAAGCTTCTTAACCCTCCTCCTTCTGTTGATGAGTTGCTCTCTCTTCTTGAC CAAGTTGAGAATTGTTTGTCAAAGGTGGAGCAGTCGCCTGTAAAATCAATGCAAAATGCACTTTCTCCTTCACAGAATGCTCTTGTCACCGATCAATTGTTCAGGCATTCTAACATTGACGTGAAAGTTGCTGTTGCCTCATGCATTAGTGAGATAACAAGAATAACCGCGCCAGATGCACCTTATGATGATGATCGAATGAAG GAGGTATTTCAGCTGATTGTATCATCGTTTGAAAACCTAGATGACAAATCTAGCCAGTCATATGTCAAGAGGGCCTCAATTCTTGAAACTGTTGCGAAGGTTAGGTCATGTGTGGTGATGCTGGATCTTGAATGTGATGCACTGATAATTGAGATGTTCCAGCACTTCTTTAAGGCTATAAG ggATCATCACCCAGAAGATGTCTTTTCATCAATGGAGACCATCATGTCCCTTGTCTTAGAAGAAAGTGAAGATATTTCTGTGGAATTACTGTCACTTCTACTAGCTAGTGTGAAAAAGGGGGATGAG GAAGTTCTACCTGTTGCTCGGAGGTTGGGTGAGGAAGTACTTGAAAGCTGTGCTGCGAAGGTTAAACCTTACCTTATACAGACTGTGAAGTCTTTGGGCGTATCTTTAGATGACTACAGTGACATTGTTGGTTCAATATGCCAAGAAATATCTGGTTCTGTTGAGCAGAATGATGTCCATGCTGGTGATGAAAATAAG GTTGAAGAGAGCAAGCCAGTTGGGCCATCATCCGATGCTGCTGCTTCTCAG GTCAATGAAGAGGAAACAACAGAAGTGGCAACTCCTGAACAAGCTGAACCTGCAAATGACAAATGTCCAAAGTCAGCTGTGAGCAATGGTGTCGCACAGATGGAGGAAGATGACTCCTTAGCAGATTCAGATTCCATGAAGAAGCAGGAGGATGATAACAAAACTGATCAGTTGAAAAGCATTGATTTGCCAAGTACTGCTGAACCTGATTTTTCAAATGCTGAAAGGGTAGTAGTAAATACAGAAAGTGAGGCAGAACAGACAAGCAAGAAGAGTGAGAAGTCTCCAACAAAATTGGCCGAGCCTTCAGAGAGTTCTCGTGTTGACTCTGAGAAGAAAGCTGAGGAACTCCCTGGCAATAAAATTCACAGCGAGGATGTTCCTGGTTCTCCTCATAAAGATCAACCTGTTGAGGAAGCAATATCTTCTGAGAATGTAAAAGAAACTGGCAGTCAGCCTCCCTCACCTAAGGCATTAGAGGGTGATTCTGTACCTGTTGCTTCCCCATCTGTTAGTGAAAACCTTCCTGATGAAAGTTTTTCCAAAAAGGGTGGACgagcaaagaaaaaagagagcttGAACAAACATTCTGCACCATCTTCTGATGATGTACCAAACAAGTTATCTGATGGAACAAGTGGTTCAGAAGCAAAACTGCATAAATGCTCTGGAAAAGAGGCACCTGCTGGGACTTCAAGTGAGGATAAGACACCAATGAGGACAGATGCATCCAAGAAGGAAAGTGACACCACTGGTGAGCCAGAAGCAAAACCACTGAAGCAGTCATCTAAAAAGGTGGACACATTGAAGGAAAGCGACACCACTAATGAACCAGAGGCAAAAGCAAGGAAGCAGTCATCTAAAAAG GTGGATGCATCCAAGAAGGAAAGTGACACCAGTGGTGAACCAGAGGCTAAACTGCCGAAGCAATCATCTAAAAAGATGGACGCATCCAAGAAAGAAAGCAACACCACTGATGAATCGGAGGCAAAATTGCTGAAGCAGTCGTCTAAAAAAGTGGATggaagcagcaacaacaacaatgatggATCAACTTTAAAGCAATTCGAGGATAAGAAACGGCAGAGTCATGGAAAAGCAGTTTCTGAAAAGCATGTAACCAAAAGTTTAATGAAAGATGATGACAAA GAAAAGACCCATTCAACCAAGTCAGCTGCAAAATCAGCAAAAGAGGAACATCACTTAGAGGAGACCCCTGTGACTAGCACCAAGAGGAAGCGTGCTGCTGGTGATGAAAAA GCACCTGATATTAAAGAATTTGATGAAAATGTGGTTGGTTCAAAGGTTAAAGTATGGTGGCCAAAAGATCGCCA ATTTTATGAAGGTAAAATTGTATCTTTCGACTCGATTAAGAAGAAGCATAAG GTCTTATATACTGATGGCGATGAAGAAATTTTAATTCTCAAAAGGCAAAAATTTGAGTTGATTGGTGATGACTCTGAGTCAGACAAG GAAGAAGCAGCAGATCACTCAAGTCCTGAGACCTCTTCTGAAAC GCCCCTGAAGAagagaatgaaaacaaattctGACAAGTCAACTAAGCAAGGAAAGGGGGATGATTCCTCAAAAAG ggGTAGTGGAGCTTCCTCCAGCAAATCCAAAAGTGCTGCAGCAAAATCTGGAGGAAAGTCAAAGGAAGTCAGTAAAACTGGTGGGAAATCCGTGGACGACTCTAAAGTTAAGAAATCAGATGATCATGGCAAAAACAAGGATCATACCCCTAAAAGTGGAAGTAAATCTGATGTTGCTTCCGAAACTGCCAGCAAATCCAAAAATGATGACTTGGTGACATCCAAGGCTAGCAAGTCCAAAGAAGATGAGACAAGCACGCCCAAACCCTCCAAGTCCAAGCAAGAAACCCCGAAGACTGGCAAGTCCAGGCATGATCCCCCAAAGGTTTCCTCCTCTAATACCAAAGGTAAAGCCTCAAAAAGTGGTGGCAAATCTAATGTCAACGGCGCTGGTAAGTTGAAATCAAGCTCATCAAAGGTGAAagaaattgatgatgaagagaCCTCAACAGATTCAGACAAAGTGCAGCAAACTGCAAAGGTGAAGATGGGAAGTTCATCCAAAGGACAGGGGAGTGAGGCGGCGAAGAGTGGAAAAAAGCGGCGAAGAACTTGA
- the LOC18100706 gene encoding sister chromatid cohesion protein PDS5 homolog C isoform X1, translating into MASNSSDKELEQQLLEAGNKLLNPPPSVDELLSLLDQVENCLSKVEQSPVKSMQNALSPSQNALVTDQLFRHSNIDVKVAVASCISEITRITAPDAPYDDDRMKEVFQLIVSSFENLDDKSSQSYVKRASILETVAKVRSCVVMLDLECDALIIEMFQHFFKAIRDHHPEDVFSSMETIMSLVLEESEDISVELLSLLLASVKKGDEEVLPVARRLGEEVLESCAAKVKPYLIQTVKSLGVSLDDYSDIVGSICQEISGSVEQNDVHAGDENKVEESKPVGPSSDAAASQVNEEETTEVATPEQAEPANDKCPKSAVSNGVAQMEEDDSLADSDSMKKQEDDNKTDQLKSIDLPSTAEPDFSNAERVVVNTESEAEQTSKKSEKSPTKLAEPSESSRVDSEKKAEELPGNKIHSEDVPGSPHKDQPVEEAISSENVKETGSQPPSPKALEGDSVPVASPSVSENLPDESFSKKGGRAKKKESLNKHSAPSSDDVPNKLSDGTSGSEAKLHKCSGKEAPAGTSSEDKTPMRTDASKKESDTTGEPEAKPLKQSSKKVDTLKESDTTNEPEAKARKQSSKKVDASRKESDISGEPEAKLPKQSSKKAGTLKESDTTNEPEAKARKQSSKKVDASKKESDTSGEPEAKLPKQSSKKMDASKKESNTTDESEAKLLKQSSKKVDGSSNNNNDGSTLKQFEDKKRQSHGKAVSEKHVTKSLMKDDDKEKTHSTKSAAKSAKEEHHLEETPVTSTKRKRAAGDEKAPDIKEFDENVVGSKVKVWWPKDRQFYEGKIVSFDSIKKKHKVLYTDGDEEILILKRQKFELIGDDSESDKEEAADHSSPETSSETRPLKKRMKTNSDKSTKQGKGDDSSKRGSGASSSKSKSAAAKSGGKSKEVSKTGGKSVDDSKVKKSDDHGKNKDHTPKSGSKSDVASETASKSKNDDLVTSKASKSKEDETSTPKPSKSKQETPKTGKSRHDPPKVSSSNTKGKASKSGGKSNVNGAGKLKSSSSKVKEIDDEETSTDSDKVQQTAKVKMGSSSKGQGSEAAKSGKKRRRT; encoded by the exons ATGGCGTCGAATAGTAGTGATAAAGAGCTTGAACAACAGTTACTGGAAGCTGGAAACAAGCTTCTTAACCCTCCTCCTTCTGTTGATGAGTTGCTCTCTCTTCTTGAC CAAGTTGAGAATTGTTTGTCAAAGGTGGAGCAGTCGCCTGTAAAATCAATGCAAAATGCACTTTCTCCTTCACAGAATGCTCTTGTCACCGATCAATTGTTCAGGCATTCTAACATTGACGTGAAAGTTGCTGTTGCCTCATGCATTAGTGAGATAACAAGAATAACCGCGCCAGATGCACCTTATGATGATGATCGAATGAAG GAGGTATTTCAGCTGATTGTATCATCGTTTGAAAACCTAGATGACAAATCTAGCCAGTCATATGTCAAGAGGGCCTCAATTCTTGAAACTGTTGCGAAGGTTAGGTCATGTGTGGTGATGCTGGATCTTGAATGTGATGCACTGATAATTGAGATGTTCCAGCACTTCTTTAAGGCTATAAG ggATCATCACCCAGAAGATGTCTTTTCATCAATGGAGACCATCATGTCCCTTGTCTTAGAAGAAAGTGAAGATATTTCTGTGGAATTACTGTCACTTCTACTAGCTAGTGTGAAAAAGGGGGATGAG GAAGTTCTACCTGTTGCTCGGAGGTTGGGTGAGGAAGTACTTGAAAGCTGTGCTGCGAAGGTTAAACCTTACCTTATACAGACTGTGAAGTCTTTGGGCGTATCTTTAGATGACTACAGTGACATTGTTGGTTCAATATGCCAAGAAATATCTGGTTCTGTTGAGCAGAATGATGTCCATGCTGGTGATGAAAATAAG GTTGAAGAGAGCAAGCCAGTTGGGCCATCATCCGATGCTGCTGCTTCTCAG GTCAATGAAGAGGAAACAACAGAAGTGGCAACTCCTGAACAAGCTGAACCTGCAAATGACAAATGTCCAAAGTCAGCTGTGAGCAATGGTGTCGCACAGATGGAGGAAGATGACTCCTTAGCAGATTCAGATTCCATGAAGAAGCAGGAGGATGATAACAAAACTGATCAGTTGAAAAGCATTGATTTGCCAAGTACTGCTGAACCTGATTTTTCAAATGCTGAAAGGGTAGTAGTAAATACAGAAAGTGAGGCAGAACAGACAAGCAAGAAGAGTGAGAAGTCTCCAACAAAATTGGCCGAGCCTTCAGAGAGTTCTCGTGTTGACTCTGAGAAGAAAGCTGAGGAACTCCCTGGCAATAAAATTCACAGCGAGGATGTTCCTGGTTCTCCTCATAAAGATCAACCTGTTGAGGAAGCAATATCTTCTGAGAATGTAAAAGAAACTGGCAGTCAGCCTCCCTCACCTAAGGCATTAGAGGGTGATTCTGTACCTGTTGCTTCCCCATCTGTTAGTGAAAACCTTCCTGATGAAAGTTTTTCCAAAAAGGGTGGACgagcaaagaaaaaagagagcttGAACAAACATTCTGCACCATCTTCTGATGATGTACCAAACAAGTTATCTGATGGAACAAGTGGTTCAGAAGCAAAACTGCATAAATGCTCTGGAAAAGAGGCACCTGCTGGGACTTCAAGTGAGGATAAGACACCAATGAGGACAGATGCATCCAAGAAGGAAAGTGACACCACTGGTGAGCCAGAAGCAAAACCACTGAAGCAGTCATCTAAAAAGGTGGACACATTGAAGGAAAGCGACACCACTAATGAACCAGAGGCAAAAGCAAGGAAGCAGTCATCTAAAAAGGTGGATGCATCCAGGAAAGAAAGTGACATCAGTGGTGAACCAGAGGCTAAACTGCCGAAGCAGTCATCTAAAAAGGCGGGCACATTGAAGGAAAGCGACACCACTAATGAACCAGAGGCAAAAGCAAGGAAGCAGTCATCTAAAAAGGTGGATGCATCCAAGAAGGAAAGTGACACCAGTGGTGAACCAGAGGCTAAACTGCCGAAGCAATCATCTAAAAAGATGGACGCATCCAAGAAAGAAAGCAACACCACTGATGAATCGGAGGCAAAATTGCTGAAGCAGTCGTCTAAAAAAGTGGATggaagcagcaacaacaacaatgatggATCAACTTTAAAGCAATTCGAGGATAAGAAACGGCAGAGTCATGGAAAAGCAGTTTCTGAAAAGCATGTAACCAAAAGTTTAATGAAAGATGATGACAAA GAAAAGACCCATTCAACCAAGTCAGCTGCAAAATCAGCAAAAGAGGAACATCACTTAGAGGAGACCCCTGTGACTAGCACCAAGAGGAAGCGTGCTGCTGGTGATGAAAAA GCACCTGATATTAAAGAATTTGATGAAAATGTGGTTGGTTCAAAGGTTAAAGTATGGTGGCCAAAAGATCGCCA ATTTTATGAAGGTAAAATTGTATCTTTCGACTCGATTAAGAAGAAGCATAAG GTCTTATATACTGATGGCGATGAAGAAATTTTAATTCTCAAAAGGCAAAAATTTGAGTTGATTGGTGATGACTCTGAGTCAGACAAG GAAGAAGCAGCAGATCACTCAAGTCCTGAGACCTCTTCTGAAAC CAGGCCCCTGAAGAagagaatgaaaacaaattctGACAAGTCAACTAAGCAAGGAAAGGGGGATGATTCCTCAAAAAG ggGTAGTGGAGCTTCCTCCAGCAAATCCAAAAGTGCTGCAGCAAAATCTGGAGGAAAGTCAAAGGAAGTCAGTAAAACTGGTGGGAAATCCGTGGACGACTCTAAAGTTAAGAAATCAGATGATCATGGCAAAAACAAGGATCATACCCCTAAAAGTGGAAGTAAATCTGATGTTGCTTCCGAAACTGCCAGCAAATCCAAAAATGATGACTTGGTGACATCCAAGGCTAGCAAGTCCAAAGAAGATGAGACAAGCACGCCCAAACCCTCCAAGTCCAAGCAAGAAACCCCGAAGACTGGCAAGTCCAGGCATGATCCCCCAAAGGTTTCCTCCTCTAATACCAAAGGTAAAGCCTCAAAAAGTGGTGGCAAATCTAATGTCAACGGCGCTGGTAAGTTGAAATCAAGCTCATCAAAGGTGAAagaaattgatgatgaagagaCCTCAACAGATTCAGACAAAGTGCAGCAAACTGCAAAGGTGAAGATGGGAAGTTCATCCAAAGGACAGGGGAGTGAGGCGGCGAAGAGTGGAAAAAAGCGGCGAAGAACTTGA
- the LOC18100706 gene encoding sister chromatid cohesion protein PDS5 homolog C isoform X2: MASNSSDKELEQQLLEAGNKLLNPPPSVDELLSLLDQVENCLSKVEQSPVKSMQNALSPSQNALVTDQLFRHSNIDVKVAVASCISEITRITAPDAPYDDDRMKEVFQLIVSSFENLDDKSSQSYVKRASILETVAKVRSCVVMLDLECDALIIEMFQHFFKAIRDHHPEDVFSSMETIMSLVLEESEDISVELLSLLLASVKKGDEEVLPVARRLGEEVLESCAAKVKPYLIQTVKSLGVSLDDYSDIVGSICQEISGSVEQNDVHAGDENKVEESKPVGPSSDAAASQVNEEETTEVATPEQAEPANDKCPKSAVSNGVAQMEEDDSLADSDSMKKQEDDNKTDQLKSIDLPSTAEPDFSNAERVVVNTESEAEQTSKKSEKSPTKLAEPSESSRVDSEKKAEELPGNKIHSEDVPGSPHKDQPVEEAISSENVKETGSQPPSPKALEGDSVPVASPSVSENLPDESFSKKGGRAKKKESLNKHSAPSSDDVPNKLSDGTSGSEAKLHKCSGKEAPAGTSSEDKTPMRTDASKKESDTTGEPEAKPLKQSSKKVDTLKESDTTNEPEAKARKQSSKKVDASRKESDISGEPEAKLPKQSSKKAGTLKESDTTNEPEAKARKQSSKKVDASKKESDTSGEPEAKLPKQSSKKMDASKKESNTTDESEAKLLKQSSKKVDGSSNNNNDGSTLKQFEDKKRQSHGKAVSEKHVTKSLMKDDDKEKTHSTKSAAKSAKEEHHLEETPVTSTKRKRAAGDEKAPDIKEFDENVVGSKVKVWWPKDRQFYEGKIVSFDSIKKKHKVLYTDGDEEILILKRQKFELIGDDSESDKEEAADHSSPETSSETPLKKRMKTNSDKSTKQGKGDDSSKRGSGASSSKSKSAAAKSGGKSKEVSKTGGKSVDDSKVKKSDDHGKNKDHTPKSGSKSDVASETASKSKNDDLVTSKASKSKEDETSTPKPSKSKQETPKTGKSRHDPPKVSSSNTKGKASKSGGKSNVNGAGKLKSSSSKVKEIDDEETSTDSDKVQQTAKVKMGSSSKGQGSEAAKSGKKRRRT; encoded by the exons ATGGCGTCGAATAGTAGTGATAAAGAGCTTGAACAACAGTTACTGGAAGCTGGAAACAAGCTTCTTAACCCTCCTCCTTCTGTTGATGAGTTGCTCTCTCTTCTTGAC CAAGTTGAGAATTGTTTGTCAAAGGTGGAGCAGTCGCCTGTAAAATCAATGCAAAATGCACTTTCTCCTTCACAGAATGCTCTTGTCACCGATCAATTGTTCAGGCATTCTAACATTGACGTGAAAGTTGCTGTTGCCTCATGCATTAGTGAGATAACAAGAATAACCGCGCCAGATGCACCTTATGATGATGATCGAATGAAG GAGGTATTTCAGCTGATTGTATCATCGTTTGAAAACCTAGATGACAAATCTAGCCAGTCATATGTCAAGAGGGCCTCAATTCTTGAAACTGTTGCGAAGGTTAGGTCATGTGTGGTGATGCTGGATCTTGAATGTGATGCACTGATAATTGAGATGTTCCAGCACTTCTTTAAGGCTATAAG ggATCATCACCCAGAAGATGTCTTTTCATCAATGGAGACCATCATGTCCCTTGTCTTAGAAGAAAGTGAAGATATTTCTGTGGAATTACTGTCACTTCTACTAGCTAGTGTGAAAAAGGGGGATGAG GAAGTTCTACCTGTTGCTCGGAGGTTGGGTGAGGAAGTACTTGAAAGCTGTGCTGCGAAGGTTAAACCTTACCTTATACAGACTGTGAAGTCTTTGGGCGTATCTTTAGATGACTACAGTGACATTGTTGGTTCAATATGCCAAGAAATATCTGGTTCTGTTGAGCAGAATGATGTCCATGCTGGTGATGAAAATAAG GTTGAAGAGAGCAAGCCAGTTGGGCCATCATCCGATGCTGCTGCTTCTCAG GTCAATGAAGAGGAAACAACAGAAGTGGCAACTCCTGAACAAGCTGAACCTGCAAATGACAAATGTCCAAAGTCAGCTGTGAGCAATGGTGTCGCACAGATGGAGGAAGATGACTCCTTAGCAGATTCAGATTCCATGAAGAAGCAGGAGGATGATAACAAAACTGATCAGTTGAAAAGCATTGATTTGCCAAGTACTGCTGAACCTGATTTTTCAAATGCTGAAAGGGTAGTAGTAAATACAGAAAGTGAGGCAGAACAGACAAGCAAGAAGAGTGAGAAGTCTCCAACAAAATTGGCCGAGCCTTCAGAGAGTTCTCGTGTTGACTCTGAGAAGAAAGCTGAGGAACTCCCTGGCAATAAAATTCACAGCGAGGATGTTCCTGGTTCTCCTCATAAAGATCAACCTGTTGAGGAAGCAATATCTTCTGAGAATGTAAAAGAAACTGGCAGTCAGCCTCCCTCACCTAAGGCATTAGAGGGTGATTCTGTACCTGTTGCTTCCCCATCTGTTAGTGAAAACCTTCCTGATGAAAGTTTTTCCAAAAAGGGTGGACgagcaaagaaaaaagagagcttGAACAAACATTCTGCACCATCTTCTGATGATGTACCAAACAAGTTATCTGATGGAACAAGTGGTTCAGAAGCAAAACTGCATAAATGCTCTGGAAAAGAGGCACCTGCTGGGACTTCAAGTGAGGATAAGACACCAATGAGGACAGATGCATCCAAGAAGGAAAGTGACACCACTGGTGAGCCAGAAGCAAAACCACTGAAGCAGTCATCTAAAAAGGTGGACACATTGAAGGAAAGCGACACCACTAATGAACCAGAGGCAAAAGCAAGGAAGCAGTCATCTAAAAAGGTGGATGCATCCAGGAAAGAAAGTGACATCAGTGGTGAACCAGAGGCTAAACTGCCGAAGCAGTCATCTAAAAAGGCGGGCACATTGAAGGAAAGCGACACCACTAATGAACCAGAGGCAAAAGCAAGGAAGCAGTCATCTAAAAAGGTGGATGCATCCAAGAAGGAAAGTGACACCAGTGGTGAACCAGAGGCTAAACTGCCGAAGCAATCATCTAAAAAGATGGACGCATCCAAGAAAGAAAGCAACACCACTGATGAATCGGAGGCAAAATTGCTGAAGCAGTCGTCTAAAAAAGTGGATggaagcagcaacaacaacaatgatggATCAACTTTAAAGCAATTCGAGGATAAGAAACGGCAGAGTCATGGAAAAGCAGTTTCTGAAAAGCATGTAACCAAAAGTTTAATGAAAGATGATGACAAA GAAAAGACCCATTCAACCAAGTCAGCTGCAAAATCAGCAAAAGAGGAACATCACTTAGAGGAGACCCCTGTGACTAGCACCAAGAGGAAGCGTGCTGCTGGTGATGAAAAA GCACCTGATATTAAAGAATTTGATGAAAATGTGGTTGGTTCAAAGGTTAAAGTATGGTGGCCAAAAGATCGCCA ATTTTATGAAGGTAAAATTGTATCTTTCGACTCGATTAAGAAGAAGCATAAG GTCTTATATACTGATGGCGATGAAGAAATTTTAATTCTCAAAAGGCAAAAATTTGAGTTGATTGGTGATGACTCTGAGTCAGACAAG GAAGAAGCAGCAGATCACTCAAGTCCTGAGACCTCTTCTGAAAC GCCCCTGAAGAagagaatgaaaacaaattctGACAAGTCAACTAAGCAAGGAAAGGGGGATGATTCCTCAAAAAG ggGTAGTGGAGCTTCCTCCAGCAAATCCAAAAGTGCTGCAGCAAAATCTGGAGGAAAGTCAAAGGAAGTCAGTAAAACTGGTGGGAAATCCGTGGACGACTCTAAAGTTAAGAAATCAGATGATCATGGCAAAAACAAGGATCATACCCCTAAAAGTGGAAGTAAATCTGATGTTGCTTCCGAAACTGCCAGCAAATCCAAAAATGATGACTTGGTGACATCCAAGGCTAGCAAGTCCAAAGAAGATGAGACAAGCACGCCCAAACCCTCCAAGTCCAAGCAAGAAACCCCGAAGACTGGCAAGTCCAGGCATGATCCCCCAAAGGTTTCCTCCTCTAATACCAAAGGTAAAGCCTCAAAAAGTGGTGGCAAATCTAATGTCAACGGCGCTGGTAAGTTGAAATCAAGCTCATCAAAGGTGAAagaaattgatgatgaagagaCCTCAACAGATTCAGACAAAGTGCAGCAAACTGCAAAGGTGAAGATGGGAAGTTCATCCAAAGGACAGGGGAGTGAGGCGGCGAAGAGTGGAAAAAAGCGGCGAAGAACTTGA